DNA from Mycobacterium sp. SMC-8:
GTGCAGCCAGTTGTCCTGATACCCCAGCGCTACGACGGTGTGGGTCACTGCCCGCTCCGCATGTAGAGCTCACCCTGCAGGGTGTGGGCGACCTGGATGCTGGTCCCGTACATGTGGGTGAGCAGTGCGGAATCGACGACGCGGTCCAGCGGCGCGTGGTGGGCGTGCCCGTCGAGCAGGTAGATCGCGCTGTCGAGGACCGTCAGCAGCGGGTTGAGGTCGTGTGCCACCACCAAGACGGTCACGCCGAGCTCGCGCTTGAGCCGGCCCAGCACCGCGACGATCTCGTGCTGGTTGCGCAGGTCGAGGGAGGCCAGCGGCTCATCGAGGATCAGCATCCGCGGCCGGGCCACCAATGCACCGGCCAGCGCGATCCGCTGCCGCTGCCCACCGGACAGGTCCGAGAGGCGGCGATCGGCGATCTCGAGGCCGTCGACCCAGCCCAGCGCCTCGTCGACGCGCGCGCGATCGGCGGCGCCGGTGCGCCCGAAACCCCACCGCCGGCCGGTAAGGCCGAGCAGCACCGCATCGCGGGCACGGATCGCCTCGTTGGCATTGGCATCGTAATTCTGTGGGACGTAACCGATCTCGTCGTTGACCGCACCCGGGCGACGGCCGTACACCCGGACTTCGCCCGATGAGGGGGCGAGCAAACCGAGGATCACCTGCAGCAGCGTGGTCTTGCCCGACCCGTTGGGCCCGATGACGGCCACGAACCGGCCCGCATCGACGCGGAACGTCGACTCGCTCCACACCGTGCGCCCACCCCGTTCGACGCTGACGTCGTCGAAGGTCAGCGCCGGGACGGCGGCCGGCTCAGGTTCCGACACCGAGCGCCCCGGCCAGAGAATTCAGTTGCGCCACCTGCCAATCCTGAAACGAATCGGCGTCGTCGGGAAGTGTTTCGGTGACCTCGACCACGGCGATCCCGGCGCCCTCGGCCGCAGAGCGGATCTGTTCGGGTACCGATCCCTCGGTCTGGACGTTGTAGATCAGCACGTCGGCGCCCCGGTCGGCGAGCAACTGCAGGAATGCGTCGAGATCAGCCGGCGACGGCTCGCTCTCGTTGGCGGCTGCGGCCCGGTAGCCGCGCGGGGTTCGGTCGACCAGCCCCAGCGCGGTCGCCATGTCGTCGAACACGCTCTCGGTGGTCACGTAGGTCTTTCCGGCGGCGCCGGCCCTGATTGCGGCGATCGCGTCGCGGTACGGAGTCATCGACGCATCGAATTCGGCCCGGCGCTCGGCGAAGTAGTCCGTCGCCGCCGACGACAGCGTCGTCAGCTCGGCGGTCACTGCGTCGGCGACCTCGGTCACCGCGTCGGGGTTGTACCAGACGTGCGGGTTGCCCTCGTGATCGTGATCGTGCCCGTGGTCGTGGCCCGCCTCCTCACCGTGCCCGCCACTGAGCTCGACCGCATTGACGACCGGCGCATCGGCGGCCGAGGTCGCGGCGAGTTTGGTCGCCCACTCGTCGTAGTGGCCGCCGTTGACGACCACCAGTTGCGCGCCCTCGAACGCGACCGCATCCGACGGGGCCGGTTCGTAGTCGTGCGGGTCGACCGACGAGCCGGCCAGCACCGTGGTCACCGAAGCGCACGCGCCGCCGAGCTGGGAGACGATGTCGCCCCATTGGTCGACGCTGACGACGACGTTCACCGGTTCGGTCGGGCACTCCGGGCCCTGCGCCTCAGGCGACGACGTGTCCCCACCGCCGCACGCGGACAGGGCGAAGGGAAGACAGGCGACGAGGGACGCGGCGAGCGCACGCATATTCCGGGACGTACCAAACACATCGCAACGATAACCGTTTTCAATAACGAGTGCACATCGTCGTGGCGACCGTCACGCGGACACTAGGCTCGACGTCATGGCACCGGTCTCCGTTGACCTCAACGCCGACCTCGGTGAGGGCTTCGGGGTCTGGACCCTCGGTGACGACGACGCGATGCTCGAGATCGTCACATCGGCCAACGTGGCGTGCGGATTCCATGCCGGCGACCCCGCCACGCTGCTCAAGGTGTGCCGCGCCGCCGCGGCCCGTGGGGTGAGGATCGGCGCCCAGGTCAGCTACCGCGACCTGGCCGGTTTCGGCAGGCGCTTCATCGACGTCAGTACCGAGGACCTGGTCGCCGACGTGATGTACCAGATCGGGGCGCTGTCGGCGCTGGCCGCCGCCGCCGGCTCCACCGTGTCCTACGTCAAACCGCACGGGGCGCTGTACAACTCGATCGTCACCCACCGCGCGCAGGCACAGGCCGTCGCGCAAGCCGTGCATGCCGTCGACCCGGCGCTGCCGGTGCTCGGCCTGGCCGGCTCGGTGTTCTTCACCGCCGCCGACGAACTCGGGCTGCGCACCGTGCCCGAGGCGTTCGCCGACCGGGCCTACCGGCCCGACGGACAGCTGGTCTCGCGCCGCGAGCGCAATGCGGTGCTGCACGACCTCGACGAGATCGCCGACCGGGTGATCTCCATGGTCACCGCCGGACGGGTGACCGCGGTCGACGGTTCGACGATCCCGATCACCGTCGAGTCGGTGTGCGTCCACGGCGACTCGCCCGGCGCGGTGCGCATCGCCACGGCGGTGCGTGAACGGCTGACAGGCGACGGTGTGACACTGGCCCCGTTCACCTGAGGGCCCCGGGAATATCCCCCACCCCGCCGGGTTTGTGTCTGGCGGACTCCGACGTAACCTCGTCGGGTTCGGCACACGTCAATCAGCCGTCGGAGGTGATGAGGATCGTCGCGTTCGACCCTCCGGCGACTCCCCCACAGCGGTGGGCCTACCCGCTGCTGCTCGTGCTCAGCGGGGTGGCGCTCGGGGTGTCCGGGCTGCCGGCGCCGCTGTACGGCATTTACGAGACCCACTGGCACCTCTCGCCGCTGGCCACCACGGTCGTGTTCGCGGTGTACGCCGTCGCCGCGCTGGCGGCGGTACTGGTCTCGGGTCGGATCTCCGACGTGGTGGGCCGCAAACCGGTACTCGTCGCCGCGCTGCTCGCGCTGATGGTGGGGCTCGGGGTGTTCCTGGTCGCCGACAGCATGGGGATGCTGCTGCTGGCCCGCACCATCCACGGCGCGGCGGTGGGTTCCATCGTCGTCGCCGGCGCTGCGGCGCTGCTGGACCTGCGGCCCGACCACGGTGTGCGCGCCGGGCAGCTCAGCGGCGTCAGCTTCAACATCGGCATGACCGTGGCGATCCTCGGGTCCGCGCTGCTCGCGCAATACGCCCCTCATCCACTGAGAACGCCGTACGCGGTGGTCGCGGTGATCTGCCTGGCCGTCGGCGTCGGCCTGCTGGCCCTGCGCGAGACCCACACCACCCGCACCCGCGGCCCCATCCGGATCGCCAAACCCGCGGTACCGCAGCAGATCCGGGGCGACTTCTGGTTCTCCGCACTCGGCGCGATGGCTTCCTGGTCGGTGCTCGGGGTGCTGCTGTCGCTGTACCCGTCGCTTGCCGCGCGCCAGACCCACATCGACAACCTGGTGTTCGGCGGCGCCGTCGTCGGCACCACGGCCTTCGCCGCCGCACTGGCGCAGTTGGCCGCCACCCGCATCCCGGCCAGGTACGCCGCGATCACCGGTGACACCGGCATGGCCGCTGCGCTGCTGCTCACGATCCCGGTGCTGCTGACCCATCAGTGGCAGCTGGTGTTCGTCGCGGCGGCGCTGCTCGGCGCGACCTTCGGACTCGGCTTCGGCGGCTCGTTGCGGCACCTGTCGGACGTCGTCCCCGCTGACCGGCGTGGCGAGACGATGTCGGCGTTCTATCTGCTGGCCTATACCGCGATGGCGGTGCCCACCCTGATCGCGGGCTGGGCCGCCACACGCTGGGATCTGGCCGCGGTGTTCCCGTGGTTCGCAGGCACAGTGGCCGCGGCCTGCCTGGGTGCCGCGATCGCCGGGCTGCGCAGCATCAGGGCGGCCCGCACCGCTTAGGGTGGCGTCATGCGCCTGAAGGCCGGGCGGCCTGACCTGCAGGCCTACTCCGCGTATTTCGATCTGCCGGCAGCGGCACCGTCGGCCTCGGTGACCGTGACGTGGGCTGGGGTGACCACCCTGCTCATCGACGACGGCCGGTCGGCGGTGCTGACCGACGGCTTCTTCTCCCGGCCGGGACTGCTCACCGTCGCCACCCGGCCGCTGCGCCCGTCGCGCCGCCGCATCGACGACGCGCTGTCACGGCTCGGCGTGCGTCGCCTGGAGGCTGTCACCCCGGTGCACACCCACTACGACCATGCGATGGATTCCGCACTCGTCGCCGAACTGACCGGTGCCCGGTTGATCGGCGGGACATCGGCGGCGCACCTCGGCCGCGGGCACGGACTGGACCGGGTCGAGGTCGTCACCCCCGGTGAGACCGTCACCGCGGGCAACTTTGAGCTCACCCTCATCCAGGGCAACCACTGCCCGCCGGACCGGTTCCCCGGCAGCATCACCGCACCGGTGAAGCCGCCGGCCCGCGCGTCGGCCTACCGGTGCGGCGAAGCGTGGTCAGCCGTCGTGCACCATCGCCCCAGCGGTCTCGGACTGCTGGTCGTCGGCAGCGCGGGATTCCTGCCGGGCGCGCTTGCCGGCCGTCGCGCCGACGTGGTGTATCTCGGTGTCGGGCAGCTGGGTCTGCAACCGGAAAGCTATCTGGTCGAGTACTGGGCGCAGACGGTACGGACCGTCGGGGCACGCCAGGTGGTGCTGATTCACTGGGACGACTTCTTCCGCCCACTGCACAAACCGTTGCGCGCGTTGCCGTTCGCTGCCGACGACCTCGATGCGTCGATGCGCGTGCTGTCCCGGCTGGCCGCCGAGGACGGCGTCGGACTGCACCTGCCCACGCTGTGGCGGCCGGCCGCTCCGTGGAACTGACCGTCTCCGTCGCGGCGCTGGCCGCGGTGCTCGGCTTCGCGCTGCTCCGGCCGCACCGCTGGCCTGAGGCCGTGGTGGCGGTCCCCGCAGCCGGTGTGGTGATCGCCGCCGGCGCCATCTCCCCAGACGACGCGATCACCGAGGTCGCCCGGCTGACACCGGTGGTCGGCTTCCTGGCCGCGGTGCTGGTGCTGGCCCGGTTGTGTGATGACGTGGGATTGTTCCACGCGGCCGGGCAGCTGATGGCCCGTGCCACCACAGGCGGCCAGAACCGGCTG
Protein-coding regions in this window:
- a CDS encoding metal ABC transporter ATP-binding protein, coding for MSEPEPAAVPALTFDDVSVERGGRTVWSESTFRVDAGRFVAVIGPNGSGKTTLLQVILGLLAPSSGEVRVYGRRPGAVNDEIGYVPQNYDANANEAIRARDAVLLGLTGRRWGFGRTGAADRARVDEALGWVDGLEIADRRLSDLSGGQRQRIALAGALVARPRMLILDEPLASLDLRNQHEIVAVLGRLKRELGVTVLVVAHDLNPLLTVLDSAIYLLDGHAHHAPLDRVVDSALLTHMYGTSIQVAHTLQGELYMRSGQ
- a CDS encoding metal ABC transporter solute-binding protein, Zn/Mn family, coding for MRALAASLVACLPFALSACGGGDTSSPEAQGPECPTEPVNVVVSVDQWGDIVSQLGGACASVTTVLAGSSVDPHDYEPAPSDAVAFEGAQLVVVNGGHYDEWATKLAATSAADAPVVNAVELSGGHGEEAGHDHGHDHDHEGNPHVWYNPDAVTEVADAVTAELTTLSSAATDYFAERRAEFDASMTPYRDAIAAIRAGAAGKTYVTTESVFDDMATALGLVDRTPRGYRAAAANESEPSPADLDAFLQLLADRGADVLIYNVQTEGSVPEQIRSAAEGAGIAVVEVTETLPDDADSFQDWQVAQLNSLAGALGVGT
- a CDS encoding LamB/YcsF family protein, which encodes MAPVSVDLNADLGEGFGVWTLGDDDAMLEIVTSANVACGFHAGDPATLLKVCRAAAARGVRIGAQVSYRDLAGFGRRFIDVSTEDLVADVMYQIGALSALAAAAGSTVSYVKPHGALYNSIVTHRAQAQAVAQAVHAVDPALPVLGLAGSVFFTAADELGLRTVPEAFADRAYRPDGQLVSRRERNAVLHDLDEIADRVISMVTAGRVTAVDGSTIPITVESVCVHGDSPGAVRIATAVRERLTGDGVTLAPFT
- a CDS encoding MFS transporter, with the protein product MRIVAFDPPATPPQRWAYPLLLVLSGVALGVSGLPAPLYGIYETHWHLSPLATTVVFAVYAVAALAAVLVSGRISDVVGRKPVLVAALLALMVGLGVFLVADSMGMLLLARTIHGAAVGSIVVAGAAALLDLRPDHGVRAGQLSGVSFNIGMTVAILGSALLAQYAPHPLRTPYAVVAVICLAVGVGLLALRETHTTRTRGPIRIAKPAVPQQIRGDFWFSALGAMASWSVLGVLLSLYPSLAARQTHIDNLVFGGAVVGTTAFAAALAQLAATRIPARYAAITGDTGMAAALLLTIPVLLTHQWQLVFVAAALLGATFGLGFGGSLRHLSDVVPADRRGETMSAFYLLAYTAMAVPTLIAGWAATRWDLAAVFPWFAGTVAAACLGAAIAGLRSIRAARTA
- a CDS encoding MBL fold metallo-hydrolase, with product MRLKAGRPDLQAYSAYFDLPAAAPSASVTVTWAGVTTLLIDDGRSAVLTDGFFSRPGLLTVATRPLRPSRRRIDDALSRLGVRRLEAVTPVHTHYDHAMDSALVAELTGARLIGGTSAAHLGRGHGLDRVEVVTPGETVTAGNFELTLIQGNHCPPDRFPGSITAPVKPPARASAYRCGEAWSAVVHHRPSGLGLLVVGSAGFLPGALAGRRADVVYLGVGQLGLQPESYLVEYWAQTVRTVGARQVVLIHWDDFFRPLHKPLRALPFAADDLDASMRVLSRLAAEDGVGLHLPTLWRPAAPWN